One Tamandua tetradactyla isolate mTamTet1 chromosome 20, mTamTet1.pri, whole genome shotgun sequence DNA segment encodes these proteins:
- the TAF7 gene encoding transcription initiation factor TFIID subunit 7 — protein MSKSKDDAPHELESQFILRLPPEYASTVRRAVQSGHVNLKDRLTIELHPDGRHGIVRVDRVPLASKLVDLPCVMESLKTIDKKTFYKTADICQMLVSTVDGDLYPPVEEPVAAADPKASKKKDKDKEKKFIWNHGITLPLKNVRKRRFRKTAKKKYIESPDVEKEVKRLLSTDAEAVSTRWEIIAEDETKEAENQGLDISSPGMSGHRQGHDSLEHDELREIFNDLSSSSEDEDETHHPDEEDINIIDTEEDLERQLHDKLNESDEQHQENEGTNQLVMGIQKQIDNVKGKLQETQDRAKRQEDLIMKVENLALKNRFQAVLDELKQKEDREKEQLSSLQEELESLLEK, from the coding sequence ATGAGTAAGAGCAAAGATGATGCTCCTCATGAGCTAGAGAGCCAGTTTATTCTACGCCTACCTCCGGAATATGCCTCTACTGTGAGGAGGGCAGTACAGTCTGGCCATGTCAACTTGAAAGACAGACTGACAATTGAGTTACATCCTGATGGGCGCCATGGAATTGTCAGAGTGGACCGGGTCCCACTGGCTTCAAAGTTGGTAGATCTGCCCTGCGTTATGGAAAGCTTGAAAACCATTGATAAAAAAACCTTTTACAAGACAGCTGATATCTGTCAGATGCTTGTGTCAACAGTGGATGGTGACCTCTACCCTCCAGTGGAAGAGCCAGTTGCCGCTGCTGATccaaaagcaagcaagaaaaaggaTAAGGACAAAGAGAAGAAGTTTATCTGGAACCATGGAATTACTCTGCCTCTAAAAAATGTCAGAAAGAGACGGTTCCGTAAGACAGCAAAGAAGAAGTACATTGAATCTCCAGATGTGGAAAAGGAAGTGAAGCGTTTGCTGAGTACAGATGCAGAAGCAGTCAGTACTCGTTGGGAAATCATTGCAGAAGATGAAACCAAAGAGGCAGAAAATCAGGGCCTTGATATCTCCTCTCCGGGAATGTCTGGCCATAGGCAGGGCCATGACTCATTAGAACACGATGAGCTTCGGGAGATATTTAATGACCTCAGCAGCAGCAGCGAAGATGAAGATGAGACGCATCATCCGGATGAAGAAGATATAAACATCATCGATACGGAGGAGGATCTGGAGAGACAGCTGCATGACAAGCTAAATGAATCAGATGAACAGCACCAAGAAAACGAGGGAACCAATCAGCTGGTTATGGGGATTCAGAAGCAGATTGATAACGTGAAGGGCAAGCTCCAAGAGACCCAGGACAGGGCAAAACGACAGGAGGATCTCATCATGAAGGTGGAAAACTTGGCGCTCAAGAACAGATTTCAGGCTGTGTTGGATGAACTCAAACAGAAGGAAGACCGAGAAAAGGAGCAGCTTAGCTCTTTGCAAGAAGAGCTAGAATCACTCCTAGAGAAGTGA